The Rouxiella sp. WC2420 region GATCAGGCGAAAACATTCCTGATTCTCGGCCGGGGTCGGGTCTTCCATCCAGAACAGGCGATAATCCTCGACGCTTTTGCCAAAACGTGCAGCCTCAATTGGCGTCAGGCGGTGATGCATGTCGTGCAGAACGTGCTCGTTAAAACCAAATTTATCGCGCACAGCTGCAAACAATTTCGGGGTGAAATCGAGATATTTTTCCGTGGACCACAGCTGCTCTTCCGGCCAGTGGCCTTTGGTGGCCGGTTCATAGGCCTGACCTTTACCCTTGGTCACGCCGTAACTGGTTTTCATTCCCGGAACGCCACACTGCACGCGGATAGCCTTGAAGCCTTGCTCTTTATGGCGGGCGTAGTCTTCCAGCACTTCATCGACCGAATGGCCGGTGGTGTGGCAATAAACCATGACACCGGTGCGAGAAGCGCCGCCAAGCAATTGATAAAGCGGCATGTTGGCGGCCTTACCTTTGATATCCCACAGTGCCATGTCCACCGCCGAGATGGCTGACATGGTGACTGGCCCACGCCGCCAATAAGCTCCTTTGTAGAAAAATTGCCAGATATCTTCAATCTGATGGGCATCGCGACCAACAAGCTGCGGGCAAACATGGTCTTTCAGATAAGAGGCCACCGGCAGTTCGCGGCCATTGAGCGTGGCATCGCCCAGCCCGGTTAGCCCTTCGTCAGTGGTAATTTTCAAGGTGACAAAGTTGCGACCCGGGCAGGTAATAAAGACTTCGGCTTTCACTATTTTCATTAGATGAGACCTTTTGCACATAGACGGCATTAAGCATTGCTGAAAAATACGCCCTTATCTAACTACCATACAAGTATGCAGATCAATATTTGCGGGGAGAGATCACAGTTTGTTGCTCAAATGTTATGCAGGAAACAGGGTTGGCGCAGGCAACGCGTCATTGCCCGAGCTATGCGGATAGAGAGAGTATTAACGCCGGAAGAATATCGGGAAGAGCTTGATAAAGGTGAAAGCAAAAACTGCCGGGAATTACCCCAGCAGCGCGCAGTGGGGAGGCAGGCGGCATTGCAGGGCGTTTGGCACCACGTCGATACGAAAATGCTTGCCGGTTAACGGTTCACCGTCGAGGTTGAAGGTCATTTCATGAGGGGCGTTAATTTCAAGCCAGGGCGTTGAAGTCGATAAAATGTTTTTATTCTCCTCTCCATCAAGCAGGCTGCGCAGAAATGAAGGTAATAGTTCTTCCGAGGTCAGCAAACGTAACTGGAGCAGGCCATCATTAATCAAGGCATCCGGGCAAATCTCCTGGCCGCCACCGGCCTGACGCCCATTGCCGATACCAATCACCAGCGCATCGCCTTGCCAGGCAAACTCTGGGCCAATGATTTCACAGCTGTCGGCTTTCAACGTGTCCATTCTTAATAACCCATGGATAAAATATGAAACGCCGCCGAGGGCTGATTTTAATTTTTCAGGAGTCTCGGTAGTAATACGGGTACCAAATCCACCGGTGGCCATATTGATGAAATAGCGTTCGTCATTGACACAGGCTAAATCGATATCTGCCGCGCGACCGTGTATGGCTAGCGTCAAAGCCTGATCTACTGCTAATGGGATACCGCAGCTGGTGGCAAAGTCATTGGCCGTGCCGAGTGGGACAATGCCCAGCGCTGGAAGGGGGCCGGAAGCCTGTTTGAATAATGCTGTCGCAACTTCATTTATTGTGCCGTCGCCCCCGCCGGCTATTACGGTTTCAACGCCGAGTTCGATGGCTTCGGCGACGTATCTGGCAGCATCGCCGTGTTCCCAGGTAACACGCACGGCTAGATTTAAGCCTGAAGATCGCATGCTGGTTACGGCTTCGCGCAGTGCTGCATTGCCAGCGCCTTTTCCATTAATAATCAGCAATGCCTGAGTTTCTTCTTTCATTGCACCCTCCATGTTTACCATCGCGTAGGGCTTTAAAATAAATGATTATAGGGGCGAATAGCCATAAGAATTTTCAGGGAAAAATCAGGAGTAAAGCGGGTAGTGCTTAATTATTAGGCGAAAGTATCGTGGAGAGAATTATCCCTCTTATATTAAAGATAATTTATGATATTTCTAGTTGAGTATTATTTTTATTGCCGTGATAACAATTAAACGTGTAATTAATTAACACTCTAATCAATTAATAGAAGAATGAAGTGCGGGTGATTAAATAAAATAATGCCAGCTCAGGGTGTTTGAGCCGGCAAATAGTTGGTGACCAGTATTATACGGTTTTTTTCCATTCTAAATTTTGCTGCGGGAAGAATATTACCCAAAAATCTCCTTCCGAGATGTGATCGAATTCTAGTTTTAAGAAATCCAAAAGCAATAAACAGCGAAATAATCACGCTGTTTATTGCTTTTATTAAGGGTTTGGATTACGCGTATTACTATTATCTATCAGGTTTCTTAACAAAATTGCATAGGGCAGTGTAATTTCTTCAGGTAGCGGGATATAAACAATGTGCCCATTGCCAGGGGCAACGTTGATAGCCTCTCCTTTGCGATTTTGCATTTGGTCGATGAAAAGCTGAACATTGCCTTCAGGAGTCATGATTTCAATGCTGTCACCCACAGAGAAACGGTTTTTAACGTCAATCTCGGCCCAGCCAAGATTATTCCCGGTTCCGCGCTGGCCGGTAAACTCTCCGGCAAACTGCTGCCTGTCACTTACCGAAAAGCCATAGTCATAGTTTTGCTGTGCTTGATGAACATGGCGACGCAAAAAACCCTCGGTATAGCCGCGATGCGCCAAACCCTCAAGGGTAGTCATTAAACTGGTGTCGAAAGATTTACCCGCTACCGCGTCATCAATCGCCTGTCGATAAACCTGTGCCGTGCGCGCGCAGTAATAGAAAGACTTGGTGCGACCCTCGATTTTTAACGAATGAACGCCCATTCTGGTCAGGCTACCGACATGCTCAATCGCCCGCAGGTCTTTGGAATTCATAATATAAGTGCCGTGCTCATCCTCGAACGCGCTCATGTATTCTCCCGGTCGCAGGGCTTCCTCGAGCATTAATAACCGAGGGGTGGGTTGCCCCTGTCCCAGCGTTGGTTTTACCGGGTCTATTTCCTGCATCGCAATGGGCTCATGCTTGTGCACGATATTTCCCAGCTCGTTTTCGACGCCTTCCTGTACTTTATATTCCCAGCGACAGGCATTGGTACAGGTTCCCTGATTAGGGTCACGTTTGTTGATGTAGCCCGATAATAGGCAGCGGCCGGAGTAGGCCATGCACAGCGCCCCGTGTACAAACACTTCCAGCTCCATTTCCGGCACCTGTTGGCGGATTTCGGCAATCTCTTCCAGAGACAGCTCGCGGGAAAGGATAACCCGGCTCAGCCCCATTTGTTGCCAAAACTTGACTGTTGCCCAGTTGACGGCATTAGCCTGCACTGAAAGATGGATATCAATGTGTGGAAAAGCCTCGCGAACCATCATGATAAGGCCGGGATCGGACATGATCAGCGCATCCGGCGACATTTCGACGATCGGCTGCAGATCGCGCAGGAAGGTTTTCAGCTTGGCGTTGTGCGGCGCAATGTTGACCACCACGTAGAATTTTTTGCCGAGTGCGTGGGCCTCATTGATACCAAGTGCCAGGTTTTGATGGTTAAACTCGTTATTGCGCACCCGCAGACTGTAGCGCGGTTGACCGGCGTAAACTGCATCTGCGCCATAGGCAAAGGCGTAGCGCATATTTTTGAGCGTGCCGGCGGGGGACAATAATTCGGGTTTACACTGTGATGTAGACATAGCAACTCTCTGAACTCTGCATACCGAAATGAAAGAGCGGAATTGTAGCGAGCCGGAGAGTTAGATGACGGGCTAATTGCCGTAGGCATGATGTAGATCAATTATTAACAATATTGGCGCTGCTCAAGACAAACAGCGCCAAATTTCTGATTGCTTCAAAAAAATCAATTATTTCAAATTCGTGTCAGAGAGTCTGCGTGAGTCAGGTCGCGAATGTCCGTACTCGGTCCATTTTTGACAACTGACAGCATACCTTTCTGAAGACCGCTTGTGGCCGTGTACATTTCGCTAACGCCGATGACTTGATGATTTTTCGCCCGCAGCACAAAGTACTGTTGTCCATCTTTTCCGGGCTTGATTTCATATTGTCCTTCGTCGGTAGCGTTAATTTGTACCGAAGTAATCCCGTTCTCAGCCGACGCCTTACTGGCGTACATTTCACTGCTAAGAATAATCTCTCCGTTCCCGGCCTTCAGGTTAAAGTGAAATTGTCCGTTTTTCGCTTTTTTAAGATCATAGTGACCCGTAGCCATAAAGGTTCCTCCAGTAATTAATAATCCATCACTAAGTATAGACGGCGCTGGATTTTCATCCTGAGCTAAAGACAATTATCAGGCATTTTCAGAAGATTTTGTGACAGTACCGACAGACTTATGTTAACCGACAAGGATCGGCTTCCCAGCGATAACCCACGCCGTAGACCGCGCGAATAAACGCTTTATCACCGTCAATGGATTCCAGCTTGCGACGCAGGTTCTTGATATGACTGTCGATAGTTCTGTCAGTCACCACGCGGTAGTCGTCGTAAAGATTGTTTAGCAGCGCTTCTCGGGTGAAAACGTAGCCCGGTTTGATCGACAACGTTTTGAGCAGGCGAAATTCTGCGGGAGTGAGATCCAGCTCTACGCCCTGATAATGTGCCTGAAAACAGCCTTCGTCGATGTGTAAACCTACACCATCTGCCATCGGTTCGTTGGGACGATAGCAGCGACGCAAAATAGTTTTGACGCGCGCGACGACTTCGCGAGGGCTGTACGGTTTGCAAATATAGTCATCGGCACCGATTTCCAGCCCCAGCAGTCGGTCAATCTCTTCCGTTTTGGCGGTGACCATCATGATTGGAATATCAGAGAACTGGCGAATATCACGGCAAATAGTCAGACCGCTGCTGCCGGGCAGCATCAAATCAAGCAAGATCATGGTCGGCGGGTTGGACTGCACCAGCGGGATAACATCGTTGCCGTTGGTCAGCCACTCGGTGGCATAGCCTGCTGCCTGTAAATAATCGACCAACAGTTGGCCCAGTTTAGGCTCATCTTCAACAATCAGAATTTTTAGCGGTTGGTGATCCGCATTAACGTATTCATTCATCACAATCTTTGTCCGATAGGAAGTGAAAGCGGCAGCAGCAGGGTAATTCTCACTCCGCCGGATGGGGAATGTTCGGCGCTAAGCTTACCGCCGTGAGCCTCTACAATATTCTGACAGATAGCTAATCCCAGCCCGGAACCCCCGCTGGCGCGGTTGCGCGAGCCTTCTGTGCGGTAAAAACGCTCGAAAATCTTCTGCAACTGCTCATCATTTAGCCCGGGGGCAGTATCCTGAAAATAAACTTGCAGGAATTTGTCACGACGAGTGGCAATAATCTC contains the following coding sequences:
- a CDS encoding YegP family protein → MATGHYDLKKAKNGQFHFNLKAGNGEIILSSEMYASKASAENGITSVQINATDEGQYEIKPGKDGQQYFVLRAKNHQVIGVSEMYTATSGLQKGMLSVVKNGPSTDIRDLTHADSLTRI
- the yegS gene encoding lipid kinase YegS, with the protein product MKEETQALLIINGKGAGNAALREAVTSMRSSGLNLAVRVTWEHGDAARYVAEAIELGVETVIAGGGDGTINEVATALFKQASGPLPALGIVPLGTANDFATSCGIPLAVDQALTLAIHGRAADIDLACVNDERYFINMATGGFGTRITTETPEKLKSALGGVSYFIHGLLRMDTLKADSCEIIGPEFAWQGDALVIGIGNGRQAGGGQEICPDALINDGLLQLRLLTSEELLPSFLRSLLDGEENKNILSTSTPWLEINAPHEMTFNLDGEPLTGKHFRIDVVPNALQCRLPPHCALLG
- the baeR gene encoding two-component system response regulator BaeR; this translates as MNEYVNADHQPLKILIVEDEPKLGQLLVDYLQAAGYATEWLTNGNDVIPLVQSNPPTMILLDLMLPGSSGLTICRDIRQFSDIPIMMVTAKTEEIDRLLGLEIGADDYICKPYSPREVVARVKTILRRCYRPNEPMADGVGLHIDEGCFQAHYQGVELDLTPAEFRLLKTLSIKPGYVFTREALLNNLYDDYRVVTDRTIDSHIKNLRRKLESIDGDKAFIRAVYGVGYRWEADPCRLT
- the yegQ gene encoding tRNA 5-hydroxyuridine modification protein YegQ; amino-acid sequence: MSTSQCKPELLSPAGTLKNMRYAFAYGADAVYAGQPRYSLRVRNNEFNHQNLALGINEAHALGKKFYVVVNIAPHNAKLKTFLRDLQPIVEMSPDALIMSDPGLIMMVREAFPHIDIHLSVQANAVNWATVKFWQQMGLSRVILSRELSLEEIAEIRQQVPEMELEVFVHGALCMAYSGRCLLSGYINKRDPNQGTCTNACRWEYKVQEGVENELGNIVHKHEPIAMQEIDPVKPTLGQGQPTPRLLMLEEALRPGEYMSAFEDEHGTYIMNSKDLRAIEHVGSLTRMGVHSLKIEGRTKSFYYCARTAQVYRQAIDDAVAGKSFDTSLMTTLEGLAHRGYTEGFLRRHVHQAQQNYDYGFSVSDRQQFAGEFTGQRGTGNNLGWAEIDVKNRFSVGDSIEIMTPEGNVQLFIDQMQNRKGEAINVAPGNGHIVYIPLPEEITLPYAILLRNLIDNSNTRNPNP
- the manD gene encoding D-mannonate dehydratase ManD gives rise to the protein MKIVKAEVFITCPGRNFVTLKITTDEGLTGLGDATLNGRELPVASYLKDHVCPQLVGRDAHQIEDIWQFFYKGAYWRRGPVTMSAISAVDMALWDIKGKAANMPLYQLLGGASRTGVMVYCHTTGHSVDEVLEDYARHKEQGFKAIRVQCGVPGMKTSYGVTKGKGQAYEPATKGHWPEEQLWSTEKYLDFTPKLFAAVRDKFGFNEHVLHDMHHRLTPIEAARFGKSVEDYRLFWMEDPTPAENQECFRLIRQHTVTPIAVGEVFNSIWDCKQLIEEQLIDYIRTTITHAGGITGMRRIADFASLYQVRTGSHGPSDLSPVCMAAALHFDLWVPNFGVQEYMGYSEQMLEVFPHNWTFDNGYMHPGEKPGLGIEFDEKLAAKYPYEPAYLPVARLEDGTLWSW